A genomic window from Gossypium hirsutum isolate 1008001.06 chromosome D10, Gossypium_hirsutum_v2.1, whole genome shotgun sequence includes:
- the LOC107914216 gene encoding AUGMIN subunit 6 isoform X2 — translation MTMDREKEREIELESAMYTNCLLLGLDPPIIGLGASNVTPRVGLFRHSNPKLGEQLLYFILSSLRGPAQSARDFDRVWPIFDSAQSRDFRKVVQGIISELEAQGALPRSNSRVSSLATCCGPRFVELLWQLSLHALREVYRRNFAADVATNPLPVPLTDVAFSHAATLLPITKARIALERKRFLKNAETTVQRQAMWSNLAHEMTAEFRGLCAEEAYLQQELEKLHDLRNKVKLEGELWDDLVSTSSQNSHLVSKATCLWESILSRKSQHEVLASGPIEDLIAHREHRYRISGSSLLAAMDQSSQAPYSDVLSVQSGDLANKDQNGGCNTQVNEETFSQVDDRSGRVNQTVDVAEIIRRWTHALQRIHKHSLLLAKANDGEGPDILRSAQDGSTSGHADSLATTLAEHQQHLASFQVLINQLKEVAPAIQKSISNCTGKVNGISSNLPSMAKHHGQATSPIQAQSSGRTLESSSDDVGDITPKMSKVQLDKISPSSPALKLPQLFSLSPNSLVKGGNMQKQHTLAPQTNQIGTLSESSSLDQPLANNGLDNPPQDTDDSFVQNLKRSVRQAALSVPSHDSESSRDSQSDESSEHFFVPVSSFNFYHGGPENKVGSIRTAASSSSASDGQRSFFDLEEAQDQVFSPSFLMDASLLSDSYEDLLAPLSETDTALMEH, via the exons ATGACAATGGACAGAGAGAAGGAGAGAGAGATAGAGCTCGAAAGCGCAATGTACACTAACTGTTTGCTATTAGGATTGGATCCGCCGATAATCGGGCTCGGAGCCTCTAACGTAACCCCTCGTGTCGGACTTTTCCGTCATTCTAACCCTAAATTAGGCGAACAGCTTCTTTACTTCATACTCTCTTCTCTTCGTGGCCCCGCTCAATCCGCCAGA GATTTCGATAGAGTTTGGCCAATTTTTGACTCAGCGCAATCTCGTGATTTTCGAAAG GTTGTCCAAGGCATAATCAGTGAGCTGGAAGCACAAGGAGCTCTACCTAGAAGTAATTCCAGGGTTTCTTCGCTTGCTACTTGCTGTGGGCCGAG ATTTGTTGAACTTCTATGGCAACTCTCATTGCATGCATTAAGAGAGGTTTATAGAAGGAATTTTGCAGCGGATGTTGCTACTAACCCGTTGCCTGTGCCATTGACTGATGTTGCCTTTTCACATGCTGCTACATTACTTCCTATAACAAAG GCTAGAATAGCACTTGAACGGAAAAGATTTCTGAAAAATGCAGAAACAACAGTGCAGAGACAGGCTATGTGGTCAAATTTGGCTCATGAAATGACTGCAGAGTTTCGTGGTCTTTGTGCTGAGGAG GCTTATTTGCAGCAAGAGCTGGAAAAACTACATGACTTGAGGAACAAAGTGAAGTTGGAAGGGGAGCTATGGGATGATCTTGTCTCTACTTCAAGTCAGAATTCTCATTTGGTTTCAAAGGCCACTTGCTTGTGGGAGTCTATACTATCTCGTAAAA GTCAGCATGAAGTTCTTGCTTCAGGCCCCATTGAGGATTTGATAGCTCATCGGGAGCATAG GTACCGCATCTCTGGATCGTCTTTACTTGCAGCTATGGACCAAAGTTCTCAAGCTCCTTACTCTGATGTCTTATCTGTTCAGTCTGGGGATTTGGCTAACAAAGACCAGAATGGTGGATGTAACACACAGGTCAATGAAGAGACATTCTCTCAGGTAGATGATAGAAGTGGAAGAGTAAACCAGACTGTTGATGTAGCAGAAATTATCAGACGTTGGACGCATGCGTTACAACGCATTCATAAACATTCGCTTCTGCTG GCAAAAGCTAATGATGGAGAGGGTCCTGATATTTTACGAAGTGCACAAGATGGTAGCACAAGTGGCCATGCTGATTCATTGGCTACAACTCTTGCTGAGCATCAGCAACACCTGGCTAGCTTTCAG GTGCTTATTAACCAACTAAAGGAAGTTGCTCCAGCAATTCAGAAGTCAATATCGAACTGTACAGGGAAAGTAAATGGCATTTCCTCAAATTTGCCTTCCATGGCCAAGCATCATGGTCAAGCTACCTCACCTATTCAAGCTCAGAGCAGTGGAAGGACCTTG GAAAGTAGCTCTGATGATGTTGGTGACATCACTCCAAAAATGTCAAAGGTTCAGCTTGACAAGATTTCACCTAGTTCTCCAGCTTTAAAGCTCCCGCAGTTATTCAGCTTAAGCCCAAATTCTTTGGTTAAAGGTGGAAACATGCAAAAGCAGCATACTTTAGCTCCGCAGACCAACCAAATTGGAACTTTGTCTGAAAGCAGCTCCCTGGACCAGCCTCTTGCAAACAACGGCCTTGATAACCCACCCCAAG ATACCGATGATTCTTTCGTTCAGAACTTGAAGAGATCTGTTAGGCAAGCTGCACTATCTGTGCCATCCCACGATTCAGAGTCATCACGGGACAGTCAATCTGATGAAAGCTCGGAACATTTCTTTGTACCTGTTTCATCATTTAACTTTTATCATGGGGGACCAGAGAATAAAGTTGGCTCCATAAGGA CTGCTGCTTCTAGTAGTTCAGCTTCTGATGGGCAGAGGTCTTTTTTTGACTTGGAAGAAGCACAGGATCAGgtcttttctccttcttttctgaTGGACGCATCCCTCTTATCCGATTCTTACGAGGATTTGCTCG CTCCACTTTCAGAAACAGATACTGCCTTAATGGAGCATTGA
- the LOC107914215 gene encoding plant UBX domain-containing protein 1 isoform X1, with amino-acid sequence MIVDGSSPLPLKRRRFTSIDSMEAESAKAKLAAAKEKFGREIRVFETASLLPTQDGVPNTEEPDDFYDFTAEDYYRLMASKKEDKHLKTRKIREAEEAARRSRITKAVVRIRFPDNHTLELTFHPSETLQSLVDLISKLIARPDLPFYLYTTPPKKQIKDMTQDFFSAGFIPGAIVYFSYDLPKGEDAAAANSGPFLQEEIMSLKGLEVIAGAEQPESLQSAPEPASASAVPSPAVHESKPTEKKPAKPKWFKM; translated from the exons ATGATCGTAGATGGTTCGTCGCCACTGCCTTTGAAGAGGAGAAGATTCACTAGCATTGATTCCATGGAGGCTGAATCGGCCAAG GCCAAGCTCGCTGCTGCAAAAGAGAAATTTGGACGGGAAATTCGTGTTTTTGAAACTGCTAGTCTGCTTCCAACACAAGATGGAGTGCCCAACACTG AGGAGCCAGATGACTTCTATGATTTCACCGCGGAAGATTATTATCGACTAATGGCAAGTAAAAAAGAAG ATAAGCacttgaaaacaagaaaaatcCGAGAAGCAGAAGAGGCTGCTCGAAGATCAAGAATAACAAAG GCTGTTGTAAGGATTCGCTTTCCAGATAACCACACATTAGAGCTTACATTTCATCCATCCGAGACACTTCAGAGCTTGGTTGACCTTATTTCTAAATTGATTGCTCGACCAGATTTGCCATTCTACTTAT ATACTACGCCTCCTAAGAAGCAAATAAAGGACATGACACAGGATTTCTTCTCTGCCGGTTTCATTCCTGGTGCAATCGTGTATTTTTCATATGATCTGCCAAAAG GTGAGGATGCTGCAGCTGCAAATTCAGGCCCCTTTCTTCAGGAAGAGATCATGTCTTTGAAAGGTTTGGAAGTCATTGCTGGAGCTGAGCAGCCAGAGTCACTTCAATCTGCCCCTGAGCCTGCTTCTGCCAGTGCAGTGCCATCCCCTGCTGTGCACGAGAGCAAGCCTACCGAGAAAAAACCTGCCAAGCCAAAGTGGTTCAAAAT GTGA
- the LOC107914215 gene encoding plant UBX domain-containing protein 1 isoform X2, which yields MIVDGSSPLPLKRRRFTSIDSMEAESAKAKLAAAKEKFGREIRVFETASLLPTQDGVPNTEEPDDFYDFTAEDYYRLMASKKEDKHLKTRKIREAEEAARRSRITKAVVRIRFPDNHTLELTFHPSETLQSLVDLISKLIARPDLPFYLYTTPPKKQIKDMTQDFFSAGFIPGAIVYFSYDLPKGEDAAAANSGPFLQEEIMSLKGLEVIAGAEQPESLQSAPEPASASAVPSPAVHESKPTEKKPAKPKWFKM from the exons ATGATCGTAGATGGTTCGTCGCCACTGCCTTTGAAGAGGAGAAGATTCACTAGCATTGATTCCATGGAGGCTGAATCGGCCAAG GCCAAGCTCGCTGCTGCAAAAGAGAAATTTGGACGGGAAATTCGTGTTTTTGAAACTGCTAGTCTGCTTCCAACACAAGATGGAGTGCCCAACACTG AGGAGCCAGATGACTTCTATGATTTCACCGCGGAAGATTATTATCGACTAATGGCAAGTAAAAAAGAAG ATAAGCacttgaaaacaagaaaaatcCGAGAAGCAGAAGAGGCTGCTCGAAGATCAAGAATAACAAAG GCTGTTGTAAGGATTCGCTTTCCAGATAACCACACATTAGAGCTTACATTTCATCCATCCGAGACACTTCAGAGCTTGGTTGACCTTATTTCTAAATTGATTGCTCGACCAGATTTGCCATTCTACTTAT ATACTACGCCTCCTAAGAAGCAAATAAAGGACATGACACAGGATTTCTTCTCTGCCGGTTTCATTCCTGGTGCAATCGTGTATTTTTCATATGATCTGCCAAAAG GTGAGGATGCTGCAGCTGCAAATTCAGGCCCCTTTCTTCAGGAAGAGATCATGTCTTTGAAAGGTTTGGAAGTCATTGCTGGAGCTGAGCAGCCAGAGTCACTTCAATCTGCCCCTGAGCCTGCTTCTGCCAGTGCAGTGCCATCCCCTGCTGTGCACGAGAGCAAGCCTACCGAGAAAAAACCTGCCAAGCCAAAGTGGTTCAAAATGTGA
- the LOC107914216 gene encoding AUGMIN subunit 6 isoform X1 — MTMDREKEREIELESAMYTNCLLLGLDPPIIGLGASNVTPRVGLFRHSNPKLGEQLLYFILSSLRGPAQSARDFDRVWPIFDSAQSRDFRKVVQGIISELEAQGALPRSNSRVSSLATCCGPRFVELLWQLSLHALREVYRRNFAADVATNPLPVPLTDVAFSHAATLLPITKARIALERKRFLKNAETTVQRQAMWSNLAHEMTAEFRGLCAEEAYLQQELEKLHDLRNKVKLEGELWDDLVSTSSQNSHLVSKATCLWESILSRKSQHEVLASGPIEDLIAHREHRYRISGSSLLAAMDQSSQAPYSDVLSVQSGDLANKDQNGGCNTQVNEETFSQVDDRSGRVNQTVDVAEIIRRWTHALQRIHKHSLLLAKANDGEGPDILRSAQDGSTSGHADSLATTLAEHQQHLASFQVLINQLKEVAPAIQKSISNCTGKVNGISSNLPSMAKHHGQATSPIQAQSSGRTLESSSDDVGDITPKMSKVQLDKISPSSPALKLPQLFSLSPNSLVKGGNMQKQHTLAPQTNQIGTLSESSSLDQPLANNGLDNPPQDTDDSFVQNLKRSVRQAALSVPSHDSESSRDSQSDESSEHFFVPVSSFNFYHGGPENKVGSIRSKKLFSTQKDNSLLDSRASDGRIRSNYDDVSHMLNKLDSLNDYDPVNVFLSAAASSSSASDGQRSFFDLEEAQDQVFSPSFLMDASLLSDSYEDLLAPLSETDTALMEH; from the exons ATGACAATGGACAGAGAGAAGGAGAGAGAGATAGAGCTCGAAAGCGCAATGTACACTAACTGTTTGCTATTAGGATTGGATCCGCCGATAATCGGGCTCGGAGCCTCTAACGTAACCCCTCGTGTCGGACTTTTCCGTCATTCTAACCCTAAATTAGGCGAACAGCTTCTTTACTTCATACTCTCTTCTCTTCGTGGCCCCGCTCAATCCGCCAGA GATTTCGATAGAGTTTGGCCAATTTTTGACTCAGCGCAATCTCGTGATTTTCGAAAG GTTGTCCAAGGCATAATCAGTGAGCTGGAAGCACAAGGAGCTCTACCTAGAAGTAATTCCAGGGTTTCTTCGCTTGCTACTTGCTGTGGGCCGAG ATTTGTTGAACTTCTATGGCAACTCTCATTGCATGCATTAAGAGAGGTTTATAGAAGGAATTTTGCAGCGGATGTTGCTACTAACCCGTTGCCTGTGCCATTGACTGATGTTGCCTTTTCACATGCTGCTACATTACTTCCTATAACAAAG GCTAGAATAGCACTTGAACGGAAAAGATTTCTGAAAAATGCAGAAACAACAGTGCAGAGACAGGCTATGTGGTCAAATTTGGCTCATGAAATGACTGCAGAGTTTCGTGGTCTTTGTGCTGAGGAG GCTTATTTGCAGCAAGAGCTGGAAAAACTACATGACTTGAGGAACAAAGTGAAGTTGGAAGGGGAGCTATGGGATGATCTTGTCTCTACTTCAAGTCAGAATTCTCATTTGGTTTCAAAGGCCACTTGCTTGTGGGAGTCTATACTATCTCGTAAAA GTCAGCATGAAGTTCTTGCTTCAGGCCCCATTGAGGATTTGATAGCTCATCGGGAGCATAG GTACCGCATCTCTGGATCGTCTTTACTTGCAGCTATGGACCAAAGTTCTCAAGCTCCTTACTCTGATGTCTTATCTGTTCAGTCTGGGGATTTGGCTAACAAAGACCAGAATGGTGGATGTAACACACAGGTCAATGAAGAGACATTCTCTCAGGTAGATGATAGAAGTGGAAGAGTAAACCAGACTGTTGATGTAGCAGAAATTATCAGACGTTGGACGCATGCGTTACAACGCATTCATAAACATTCGCTTCTGCTG GCAAAAGCTAATGATGGAGAGGGTCCTGATATTTTACGAAGTGCACAAGATGGTAGCACAAGTGGCCATGCTGATTCATTGGCTACAACTCTTGCTGAGCATCAGCAACACCTGGCTAGCTTTCAG GTGCTTATTAACCAACTAAAGGAAGTTGCTCCAGCAATTCAGAAGTCAATATCGAACTGTACAGGGAAAGTAAATGGCATTTCCTCAAATTTGCCTTCCATGGCCAAGCATCATGGTCAAGCTACCTCACCTATTCAAGCTCAGAGCAGTGGAAGGACCTTG GAAAGTAGCTCTGATGATGTTGGTGACATCACTCCAAAAATGTCAAAGGTTCAGCTTGACAAGATTTCACCTAGTTCTCCAGCTTTAAAGCTCCCGCAGTTATTCAGCTTAAGCCCAAATTCTTTGGTTAAAGGTGGAAACATGCAAAAGCAGCATACTTTAGCTCCGCAGACCAACCAAATTGGAACTTTGTCTGAAAGCAGCTCCCTGGACCAGCCTCTTGCAAACAACGGCCTTGATAACCCACCCCAAG ATACCGATGATTCTTTCGTTCAGAACTTGAAGAGATCTGTTAGGCAAGCTGCACTATCTGTGCCATCCCACGATTCAGAGTCATCACGGGACAGTCAATCTGATGAAAGCTCGGAACATTTCTTTGTACCTGTTTCATCATTTAACTTTTATCATGGGGGACCAGAGAATAAAGTTGGCTCCATAAGGAGTAAGAAATTATTTTCAACTCAAAAAGACAATTCCTTGCTTGATAGTCGTGCAAGCGATGGTCGTATTAGGAGTAACTATGATGACGTATCACACATGTTGAACAAGTTGGATTCTCTTAATGATTATGATCCAGTAAACGTATTTCTGTCAGCTGCTGCTTCTAGTAGTTCAGCTTCTGATGGGCAGAGGTCTTTTTTTGACTTGGAAGAAGCACAGGATCAGgtcttttctccttcttttctgaTGGACGCATCCCTCTTATCCGATTCTTACGAGGATTTGCTCG CTCCACTTTCAGAAACAGATACTGCCTTAATGGAGCATTGA
- the LOC107914214 gene encoding prohibitin-3, mitochondrial: MGSNQAAVSFLTNLARAAFGLGAGATVLNASMYTVDGGQRAVIFDRLRGVLEKTADEGTHFLIPWLQKPFIYDIRMKPHTFSSVSGTKDLQMVNLTLRVLSKPKVEKLPEIYQHLGLEYDEKVLPSIGNEVLKAVVAQFNADQLLTERPQVSALVRNSLTQRARDFNIELADVAITHLSYGSEFSRAVEQKQVAQQEAERSKYVVAKADQERRAAIIRAEGESEAAKLISEATATAGMGLIELRRIEASREIAATLARSPNVAYLPGGQNMLLAMNPSRP, translated from the exons ATGGGTAGCAACCAAGCCGCAGTCTCTTTCTTGACCAACCTCGCACGCGCCGCTTTTGGTCTCGGCGCTGGCGCCACTGTCCTCAACGCTTCTATGTACACAGTCGACGGCGGCCAAAGAGCGGTGATATTTGACCGTCTAAGGGGAGTATTGGAAAAAACGGCCGATGAAGGAACTCACTTTTTGATCCCATGGCTCCAGAAACCTTTCATCTATGATATCCGCATGAAGCCCCATACCTTCTCATCTGTCTCTGGAACTAAGGATCTCCAAATGGTTAATCTTACCCTTCGAGTTCTTTCTAAACCTAAG GTGGAGAAACTTCCTGAAATTTATCAACACCTTGGTCTAGAGTATGATGAGAAAGTGCTTCCCTCCATTGGCAATGAGGTCTTGAAAGCTGTGGTTGCACAGTTCAATGCTGATCAGCTTCTCACCGAGCGTCCCCAAGTGTCGGCCTTGGTCCGGAATTCTCTGACACAGCGTGCAAGGGACTTCAACATTGAGCTAGCCGATGTTGCAATCACGCATTTGTCATATGGTTCTGAGTTCTCGAGGGCAGTGGAGCAGAAACAGGTGGCACAACAGGAGGCAGAGAGGTCGAAGTATGTTGTGGCAAAAGCTGATCAGGAGAGGAGGGCTGCTATCATCCGTGCAGAAGGAGAAAGCGAGGCTGCAAAGTTGATTTCTGAAGCAACTGCAACTGCTGGTATGGGGCTGATTGAGCTGAGGAGGATCGAAGCATCGAGGGAAATCGCTGCAACTCTTGCGAGGTCACCGAATGTGGCATACCTGCCTGGTGGTCAGAACATGCTTCTTGCTATGAACCCATCGAGGCCTTGA
- the LOC107914219 gene encoding probable carboxylesterase 11 has translation MPSLAVKLNSVFFKFLFKQRLQNRIQTPLNESPNQYGITTRPEESVSASNPSFTDGVATKDIHIDPFTALSIRIFLPESSLSPPEQTGPKTKPKSSQQVYPISLIQRRKSYGLLNMEAPRNDMRRSSFEGLDLRSDNNAYQGYAPSPQNCKKLPIMLQFHGGGWVSGSNDSVANDFFCRRIAKLCDVIVVAVGYRLAPENKYPAAFEDGLKVLHWLGKQANLAECSKSMGSGARGVGAEFTKAEVQRHIVDAIGASVVEPWLAAHGDLSRCVLLGVSCGANIADYVARKAVEAGKLFDPIKVVAQVLMYPFFIGSVPTESEKKLANTYFYDKEMCTLAWRLFLPEEELSLDHPAGNPLILDRSPPLKLMPPTLIIVAEHDWMRDRAIAYSEALRKVNVVAPVLEYKDAVHEFANLDILLKTPQAQACAEDIVIWVKKYISRRDNEFSY, from the exons ATGCCAAGCTTGGCTGTAAAACTAAACAGTGTATTCTTCAAGTTCCTTTTCAAACAGCGTTTGCAGAATCGGATCCAAACCCCTCTCAACGAATCCCCCAATCAATACGGTATTACAACCCGACCCGAAGAATCCGTTTCCGCCTCCAACCCTTCTTTCACCGACGGTGTCGCCACTAAAGACATCCACATCGACCCTTTCACTGCCCTTTCTATTCGGATCTTCCTCCCTGAATCCTCCCTTTCCCCTCCCGAGCAAACCGGCCCGAAAACCAAGCCTAAATCTTCCCAACAAGTTTACCCCATTTCCCTTATTCAACGGAGGAAGAGTTACGGCCTGCTTAATATGGAAGCTCCGAGAAATGATATGAGAAGAAGCAGCTTCGAAGGTTTAGATTTAAGATCCGATAATAATGCTTATCAAGGTTACGCACCATCACCTCAAAACTgtaaaaaattaccaataatgtTGCAGTTTCACGGCGGCGGTTGGGTAAGTGGAAGCAATGATTCAGTAGCTAACGATTTCTTCTGTCGGAGGATAGCAAAATTATGTGATGTTATAGTTGTGGCGGTCGGTTATCGGTTGGCGCCGGAGAATAAGTATCCGGCGGCGTTTGAGGACGGATTGAAGGTGTTGCATTGGCTAGGGAAGCAAGCGAATTTAGCAGAGTGTAGTAAGTCGATGGGGAGTGGGGCTCGTGGTGTTGGAGCTGAGTTTACAAAGGCCGAAGTTCAAAGACATATTGTGGATGCCATTGGGGCTTCCGTGGTTGAGCCATGGTTGGCAGCTCATGGAGATCTTTCAAG ATGTGTTCTACTTGGGGTAAGTTGTGGAGCGAACATTGCAGATTATGTGGCTCGGAAAGCGGTCGAGGCAGGCAAGCTTTTCGACCCTATCAAGGTTGTAGCACAGGTCCTTATGTACCCATTCTTCATTGGCAGTGTTCCAACAGAGTCTGAAAAAAAGTTGGCCAACACTTACTTCTATGACAAGGAAATGTGCACGCTTGCATGGAGACTCTTTCTTCCTGAGGAAGAGCTAAGCCTGGACCACCCAGCTGGCAATCCGCTCATCCTGGATAGGAGTCCACCACTGAAGCTCATGCCTCCGACACTGATCATTGTAGCAGAACATGACTGGATGAGAGACCGGGCTATTGCTTACTCAGAGGCTCTGCGGAAAGTAAATGTCGTTGCACCTGTGTTGGAGTATAAGGATGCAGTTCATGAATTTGCAAACCTTGACATACTTCTAAAGACCCCTCAGGCTCAGGCTTGTGCCGAGGACATTGTAATATGGGTTAAGAAGTACATCTCACGTCGAGATAATGAGTTCTCGTATTAA